The following are from one region of the Rosistilla carotiformis genome:
- the feoB gene encoding ferrous iron transporter B, producing MSEATSIPLPVLGQTSQASMSIALVGNPNAGKTTLFNSLTGLRAKTANFPGTTVDHRQATIVLEGEVHQLVDLPGAYSLEGISPEEEVTRDALMGKLGDKAIPDVIVLVLDATQLTRNLVFGSQILELGRPTIVALNMIDEAEANGLEISVEQLSEELGCEVVPIAARHGRNLDELLNKLNALVKQPVAGTCGSAAACAGCSGCQYSSRFRWATDLTRRSVQGEQTARTYTNEKIDRIVTHRWVGLACFATLMAVVFMLIFWLASFPMDWLDGMFASTSELVGGFLPEGDFRDLITEGLIGGVGGMLVFLPQIFILFFMITLLEDSGYLARAAFVMDRLMYRVGLPGKAFVPFLAAHACAIPAIMSSRVIDDRRDRLNTILIIPLMTCSARLPVFAMVVALMFPDNAVLAGLTFAAAYAIAIIGALAISFVFRRTILPGKTKPLVIELPPYRLPSLRNALTTSLDQSRLFVRKAGTTILVFSLVLWVLATYPKATPEMLPTSWQDQLSQVEATGDADAYDTMLAQAQSEYSIAGRMGKFIQPAFAPLGYDWRLSVGVINSFAAREVMVSTLAVLYGAGDEEEGLLGSLRQARDASGSLVFTTPTCLSLLIFYIFAMQCFPTLVVVKRELKGWKWPAFQLVYMTLVAYVGALITYQASLYFLGA from the coding sequence GTGTCTGAAGCGACTTCGATTCCGTTGCCCGTCCTGGGGCAGACATCCCAAGCGTCCATGTCGATCGCTTTGGTCGGAAACCCCAACGCCGGGAAGACAACGCTCTTTAATTCGTTGACGGGATTGCGCGCCAAAACGGCAAACTTCCCAGGCACGACGGTCGATCATCGCCAAGCGACGATCGTGTTGGAGGGCGAAGTCCATCAATTGGTCGATCTGCCGGGAGCTTACAGTCTCGAAGGGATCAGTCCCGAGGAAGAAGTGACGCGCGATGCGTTGATGGGAAAATTGGGGGACAAAGCAATCCCCGATGTGATCGTGTTGGTTTTGGATGCGACGCAGTTGACCCGCAACCTCGTCTTCGGCAGCCAGATCCTGGAACTTGGCCGACCGACGATCGTCGCACTCAATATGATCGACGAAGCCGAAGCCAATGGGCTGGAGATCAGTGTCGAGCAGTTGAGCGAAGAACTGGGATGCGAAGTCGTCCCGATTGCGGCCCGGCACGGTCGCAACCTGGACGAATTGTTGAACAAGTTGAACGCGTTGGTGAAACAACCGGTTGCCGGCACGTGCGGCAGTGCGGCCGCGTGCGCTGGATGCAGCGGATGCCAATATTCCAGTCGCTTCCGCTGGGCAACCGACCTGACCCGTCGCAGCGTGCAAGGGGAACAGACCGCGCGGACCTATACCAATGAAAAAATCGACCGGATCGTCACGCATCGCTGGGTGGGGCTCGCCTGCTTTGCCACGTTGATGGCGGTCGTGTTCATGTTGATCTTCTGGTTAGCCTCGTTCCCGATGGATTGGTTGGACGGCATGTTCGCCTCCACGTCGGAACTGGTCGGCGGCTTTCTGCCCGAAGGCGATTTCCGCGATCTGATCACCGAAGGATTGATCGGTGGCGTGGGAGGCATGTTGGTCTTCCTGCCGCAGATCTTCATCCTCTTCTTTATGATCACGCTGTTGGAAGATTCGGGATATCTTGCGCGAGCCGCTTTTGTGATGGACCGCTTGATGTATCGTGTTGGTCTGCCGGGCAAAGCGTTTGTTCCCTTCCTGGCCGCGCACGCGTGTGCGATTCCCGCGATCATGTCCAGCCGCGTGATCGATGATCGCCGCGACCGATTGAACACGATCCTGATCATTCCTTTGATGACCTGTTCGGCTCGCCTGCCCGTCTTTGCGATGGTCGTGGCGTTGATGTTCCCTGACAACGCCGTCTTGGCGGGGCTGACGTTTGCCGCGGCATATGCAATCGCCATCATCGGCGCTTTGGCGATCAGTTTCGTTTTCCGACGCACCATTTTGCCGGGCAAAACGAAACCGTTGGTGATCGAACTGCCACCCTATCGCCTGCCGTCGCTGCGCAATGCGTTGACGACCAGCCTGGATCAATCGCGTCTGTTTGTTCGCAAGGCGGGAACGACGATCTTAGTCTTCTCGTTGGTCCTCTGGGTGTTGGCCACCTATCCCAAAGCGACTCCTGAGATGCTGCCGACCAGCTGGCAGGATCAGCTGAGTCAAGTCGAGGCGACCGGCGACGCCGACGCCTACGACACGATGTTGGCTCAGGCGCAGAGCGAATATTCGATCGCTGGCCGGATGGGTAAGTTCATCCAACCCGCCTTTGCACCGCTGGGCTACGATTGGCGATTGAGCGTGGGAGTGATCAATTCGTTTGCCGCTCGCGAGGTAATGGTCTCGACCTTGGCCGTTTTGTACGGTGCGGGAGACGAGGAGGAGGGCTTGCTCGGTTCGCTGCGCCAGGCTCGCGACGCCAGTGGCAGTCTGGTCTTTACGACGCCGACCTGCCTGAGCTTGTTGATCTTCTACATCTTCGCGATGCAGTGCTTCCCGACGTTGGTCGTCGTGAAACGCGAGTTGAAGGGTTGGAAGTGGCCCGCGTTCCAGTTGGTCTATATGACGCTTGTCGCTTACGTCGGCGCGCTGATCACCTATCAAGCGAGTCTCTATTTTCTAGGTGCTTGA
- a CDS encoding HDOD domain-containing protein produces the protein MTTATATTKLSEVLTAAQLPALPQSAITLLQLSQDPNNGPAEFARPIEADPGLLGQVLKFVNSAYFGFSREIASVQQALTLVGVRAITNFALWSAVFSLVPNPKFGAFDLKGLWQDSLRRGLFARLLGRQLKLREAEDLFAGALLQDMAIPLLLKELPEQYAPLLARRVSENARLSSLEKEFFGWDHAEAAGVLARKWNLPEEFAGLMENHTQLDHLLAGGDSLRGRACVALASLLPSCNDPNWNEKDLFVAGYRQLVGSTDDLKSLLQDVDESAEKFAPLLKLPVPQVKLTNLV, from the coding sequence ATGACAACTGCGACCGCAACGACCAAGTTAAGCGAAGTTTTAACCGCCGCTCAACTGCCGGCGTTGCCGCAAAGTGCGATCACCTTGTTGCAACTCTCGCAAGATCCCAACAACGGTCCCGCGGAATTCGCTCGCCCGATCGAAGCGGATCCAGGTCTTCTGGGACAGGTGCTCAAGTTCGTCAACTCCGCTTATTTCGGCTTTTCCCGCGAGATCGCCAGCGTCCAACAAGCCCTGACGCTTGTCGGCGTCCGAGCGATCACCAACTTTGCACTTTGGAGTGCTGTCTTCAGCCTGGTACCGAATCCAAAGTTTGGTGCTTTCGATCTGAAGGGACTTTGGCAGGATTCGCTGCGTCGCGGGCTGTTCGCACGCCTGTTGGGCCGCCAGTTAAAACTGCGTGAAGCGGAAGATCTGTTTGCCGGAGCGTTGCTGCAAGACATGGCGATCCCGTTGCTGTTGAAAGAATTGCCCGAACAATACGCGCCGCTGCTGGCTCGCCGCGTAAGCGAAAACGCTCGGCTCAGTAGCCTCGAAAAAGAGTTCTTCGGGTGGGATCATGCCGAAGCCGCCGGCGTGTTGGCTCGCAAGTGGAACCTGCCCGAAGAGTTTGCTGGACTGATGGAAAACCACACGCAATTGGATCATCTGCTCGCTGGCGGCGATTCGCTTCGCGGCCGCGCCTGCGTCGCCTTGGCGTCGTTGTTGCCCAGCTGCAACGATCCGAACTGGAACGAAAAGGACTTGTTCGTCGCCGGCTACCGACAGCTCGTCGGATCGACCGACGACCTCAAATCGCTGCTGCAAGACGTCGATGAGAGCGCCGAAAAATTCGCTCCGCTGCTGAAGCTGCCCGTGCCGCAGGTCAAACTGACCAATCTGGTCTAG
- a CDS encoding DUF1559 domain-containing protein translates to MINRLKSNGGLRSQGFTLVELLVVIAIIGILVGLLLPAVQAAREAARRMQCSNNLKQIGLAMHNYHDTHLRFPPGSIGTAFTSSSTDLDNKFGPLVHILPYIEQGPLYDQVDFNVSFCAPVNHKIAATRIDAYLCPSYAGEESGKDQFYQYGGSNPSFDAVISNYLAVGGYHPTGHQNFKSTTTLGDSSRYGMFFANSKTRMADVIDGTTNTMMYAEFRPTIMKDIGWSTWKVNSRWSPWVGGIYLEGSGSTRGTRYGPNQLTPYTGNQANDWTLLPFSSQHPGGVQIVMADGSVRFAAETVDILTWRAISTKGGNETVAPW, encoded by the coding sequence ATGATAAATCGATTGAAATCGAACGGCGGCCTGCGATCGCAGGGTTTTACGCTGGTTGAACTGTTGGTAGTGATTGCGATCATCGGGATCTTGGTGGGGCTGCTGTTGCCGGCGGTCCAAGCGGCGCGTGAGGCCGCTCGGCGAATGCAATGCTCTAACAATCTGAAGCAGATTGGTTTGGCGATGCACAACTACCACGACACGCACCTGCGATTTCCTCCAGGAAGTATTGGAACCGCTTTCACATCGTCGTCGACCGATTTGGATAACAAATTTGGACCGTTGGTTCACATCTTGCCCTACATCGAGCAAGGGCCGTTGTACGATCAGGTCGACTTCAACGTCAGTTTTTGCGCTCCAGTGAACCACAAGATTGCCGCGACACGGATCGATGCCTATCTGTGTCCTTCGTATGCCGGAGAGGAATCGGGTAAGGACCAGTTCTATCAATATGGTGGCTCGAATCCATCATTCGATGCTGTGATCAGTAACTACTTAGCTGTTGGCGGCTATCATCCGACCGGGCATCAGAATTTTAAGTCGACGACGACTCTGGGCGATTCGAGTCGCTACGGGATGTTCTTCGCGAACAGTAAGACTCGGATGGCAGATGTCATCGATGGCACCACGAATACCATGATGTATGCCGAATTTCGGCCGACGATTATGAAGGATATCGGTTGGTCCACCTGGAAAGTCAACTCGCGCTGGAGTCCTTGGGTGGGCGGGATCTATTTGGAAGGTAGTGGCTCGACACGGGGCACGCGGTATGGACCCAACCAATTGACGCCCTATACCGGCAATCAAGCGAACGATTGGACTTTGTTGCCATTTAGTTCTCAGCATCCAGGCGGGGTCCAAATCGTGATGGCCGATGGAAGCGTTCGGTTCGCTGCGGAGACGGTCGATATCCTCACTTGGCGCGCCATCAGCACAAAGGGCGGGAACGAAACGGTCGCGCCCTGGTAG
- a CDS encoding FeoA family protein, which yields MHARSLADLPANSSGMVLRFNLSDEDSIRIRTLGICPGMTVEVVQNGDPLILASAGTRIGISRRIAAHVMIEDEPVAAGAAL from the coding sequence ATGCATGCACGTTCGCTGGCTGATTTACCAGCCAATTCATCGGGGATGGTTCTGCGATTCAATCTATCGGATGAAGATTCGATTCGGATTCGGACGCTGGGGATCTGCCCAGGGATGACGGTTGAAGTCGTCCAAAATGGCGACCCGCTGATTTTGGCGTCCGCCGGAACGCGGATCGGTATCTCGCGACGGATCGCTGCGCATGTGATGATCGAAGACGAACCGGTCGCCGCCGGCGCCGCGTTGTAG
- a CDS encoding DOMON domain-containing protein: MSSAVGKGSSLIDPTFLFEFSVALKRAPLKWGKTGVRLDESYRIPAFGTLAGRPHYADLRMGWNENGIGFRVEVVGKAQMPWCREARVEESDGLHLYIDTRNSPGIHRANRYCHQFAFLPMGASVKRDQPVARMLNIHRARELPTPVDSDALQVHSTLKKHGYEMSGLIPAKGLTGYDPSEYPRISLWYAIVDREIGWQTLSLGPEYPCQEDPTLWATAELAKD; this comes from the coding sequence ATGTCGTCTGCCGTCGGAAAAGGATCAAGCTTAATTGATCCAACCTTTCTTTTTGAGTTTTCCGTCGCACTCAAACGAGCGCCGTTGAAGTGGGGCAAGACCGGCGTTCGCCTGGATGAAAGCTATCGCATTCCCGCGTTTGGCACGCTCGCAGGTCGGCCGCACTATGCCGATCTCCGCATGGGATGGAACGAAAACGGGATCGGTTTTCGCGTCGAGGTCGTCGGCAAAGCTCAAATGCCTTGGTGCCGCGAAGCCCGCGTCGAAGAGAGCGATGGGCTGCATCTGTATATCGACACGCGCAACTCACCCGGCATCCACCGCGCCAATCGCTACTGCCATCAATTTGCCTTTTTGCCGATGGGTGCGAGCGTAAAACGGGATCAACCCGTCGCTCGAATGCTCAATATCCATCGAGCTCGCGAACTGCCCACGCCGGTCGATTCCGATGCGTTGCAGGTTCACAGCACGCTGAAAAAGCACGGCTACGAAATGAGCGGCTTGATCCCAGCCAAGGGACTCACCGGATACGACCCCAGCGAATACCCACGGATTAGTTTGTGGTACGCGATCGTCGACCGCGAGATCGGCTGGCAAACGCTCTCTCTTGGCCCCGAATACCCGTGCCAAGAAGATCCCACGCTCTGGGCAACTGCCGAACTGGCGAAAGACTAA